The following proteins are encoded in a genomic region of Coffea eugenioides isolate CCC68of chromosome 6, Ceug_1.0, whole genome shotgun sequence:
- the LOC113775638 gene encoding LOW QUALITY PROTEIN: iron-sulfur assembly protein IscA-like 2, mitochondrial (The sequence of the model RefSeq protein was modified relative to this genomic sequence to represent the inferred CDS: inserted 1 base in 1 codon), producing MKPYHSMIRRLVPFFSTRIRENHLRLLSSTLASSSALHEQPPLQSSHSQSQSIVAVHMTDNCVQRMRELQSQEGKEKMLRLXLEAGGCSGFQYNFSLDDKCNDDDRIFEREGVKLVVDKISLDFVKGATVDYVEELIRSAFQVSTNPIAVGGCSCKSSFVV from the exons ATGAAACCGTATCATTCGATGATTCGTCGACTGGTTCCTTTCTTCTCAACTCGGATTCGAGAAAACCACCTGAGACTCCTCAGTTCGACATTGGCATCATCCTCTGCTCTCCACGAACAACCTCCTCTGCAGTCTTCGCATTCCCAATCTCAATCTATAGTTGCGGTTCACATGACCGACAATTGCGTCCAG AGAATGAGGGAACTGCAATCTCAGGAAGGCAAGGAAAAGATGCTAAGAT AGCTAGAAGCCGGTGGCTGTTCCGGTTTTCAGTATAACTTCTCTCTTGATGATAAGTGCAATGATGATGACAG AATATTTGAGCGGGAAGGAGTCAAATTGGTAGTTGATAAAATATCTCTTGATTTTGTAAAGGGTGCAACTGTTGATTATGTTGAAGAGCTTATCCGTTCAGCTTTCCAG GTATCTACAAACCCAATTGCTGTGGGTGGCTGCAGCTGTAAAAGTTCCTTTGTGGTGTAG